Part of the Dendropsophus ebraccatus isolate aDenEbr1 unplaced genomic scaffold, aDenEbr1.pat pat_scaffold_813_ctg1, whole genome shotgun sequence genome is shown below.
tatccagtcacagtatggcggtattggtcaggtctggtatgacagtgttatccagtcacagtatggcggtattggtcaggtctggcagtgttatccagtcacagtatggcggtattggtcaggtctggtgtggcaatgttatccaaaaCAACTCAAAACTAAATTAGTGCCTTTACAAAACGGGGATACCCGGCTACTCCAAACTTGGTCTTACACCCACAAAGGGCCAACAGCCCAAACAAACCGGGATGACCCCGACTAactaataaaacgtaacttttaatgtattaaataatgaaaaaataataatcaggTGAGAAATGTGAATTAAAAACACTACTCCACAGTCAAAACTATATGTATACAAATCCACTGACAGTGGTACTAGTTAGTGTCTATGTTGGCTGCAGTCCAACAAGATCAATGTGACCGTGGTAGTAGCACTTTAAAATCTGATcaccgcctccacaactagtttcGCTCCTAAAcggagcgtcttcaggtgtagggctAATGGCCATTagccctacacctgaagacgctccgTTTAGGAGCgaaactagttgtggaggcggtgATCAGATTTTAAAGTGCTACTACCACGGTCACATTGATCTTGTTGGACTGCAGCCAACATAGACACTAACTAGTACCACTGTCAGTGGATTTGTATACATATAGTTTTGACTGTGGAGTAGTGTTTTTAATTCACATTTCTCAcctgattattattttttcattatttaatacattaaaagttacgttttattagtTAGTCGGGGTCATCCCGGTTTGTTTGGGCTGTTGGCCCTTTGTGGGTGTAAGACcaagcaatgttatccagtcacagtatggcggtattggtcaggtctggtgtggcagtgttatccagtcacagtatggcggtattggtcaggtctggtgtggcggtgttacccagtcacagtatggcggtattggtctggtctggtatggaggtgttatccagtcacagtatggcggtattggtcaggtctggtatggcagttttatccagtcacagtatggcggtattggtcaggtctggcagtgttatccagtcacagtatggcggtattggtcaggtctggtgtagcagtgttacccagtcacagtttggtatacctgttgtgccctgtatatacatgtactgtatagatggagtagtgggccctgtatatacatgtactgtatagatggagtagggggccctgtatatatatgtactgtatagatggagtagtgggccctgtatatatatgtactgtatagatggagtagggggtcctgtatatacatgtactgtatagatggagtagggggcccagtatacctgtactgtatagatggagtagggggtcctgtatatacatgtactgtatagatggagtagggggtcctgtatacctgtactgtatagatggagtagggggtcctgtatacctgtactgtatagatggagtagggggtcctgtgtatacctgtactgtatagatggagtaggggtcctgtatacatgtactgtatagatggagtagggggcccagtatacctgtactgtatagatggagtagggggcctaccagttattactgtggatgttgtgaggcagcttccctagcaaccattgctccctgtgaaaatgaaagcagtaatcctattggttgctaaggctccaactgccgtgtctgctgcagctaattatatcacctgtgtttgcagtgaggagattttcccattcatctctatggggcgcctctctttcccctccccctcccctcctgtacatctggcggggacggtaccttcgcaataaccttcctgggtacccaatgtatctgtgtgccaaatttggggtcaaacggttcaggcgtttggaagtctatagaggacagacagacagacagaaggacagacagacagacagacagactttgatttttatgatatagatacacacacatacacacacacacacacacacacacacacatctattagTTAATTAGTCTCATAAGGGGGCAATGTATACAGCCTATAGTTTTCCTGATAAAGTGAAGTAGGCTTATGTGCGTTTTTTAGGTTTCCTTTTCAGAATGATGACAGCGTCACTGTTATCTGCAGGATGCATTTCCGTAGGTCTCTGTATAAACTCCGTCCTAcccttttttcttttaacttcTGCTTTCTTAAAACTCTAGAGTAGTAAAAAGCTCAGGTAAGAATGATATTATTACATAATAATTATGCATTGATTCCATTATGAATTTAGCTTTAATTCAATGATTGTTTGCTTGTTTAGAGCAGAACACTACTTTATTCTCTCATCGTTATTTTTAGGttcactgatgatgatgatgatgatgatgatgatgatgattattttaCTGCTTGTCATGGCAAGGTTTTTAGTTGCCGAAGCTTTTTGTCCTGTTAAATGTGACTGCTCAAAGAAAGATTTACTTTACTGTAAAGACAAATCCATTACAGACATCGCCAAAATAGCCATTCCTCACAATTTTACATTTGTACGTATAACTGACTCTCAAGCTGTGGAAGTGACGGATGACAGTTTTCAGCAAATGCCAATTACTTTACGGCTCTCTTTGGAAAGCAACCTGCTCTCTACAGTAACACCTGGAGCTTTTCATGACTTTCCGCTGTTAAAATCTCTTAAGCTTTCAAACAATGCTTTGCAGTCTCTACCTACTGGAGTATTCGATATGTTAATTAATCTGGAACAGTTGTTTTTGGATAGAAACGTATTGTCGTACCTTGATCCACATATATTTCAGAACTTAAGAAATCTATCAGAACTTTCTTTAAACAGGAATCTGCTCAAATCCTTGTCACATGATATATTCACCCATCAAGTAAATctcaaaaatttaaatttatCTAGAAATAAGCTGTCCAGTTTGCCCAAAGACATTTTTAGCTCTCTTCATGAATTAACAACTTTACTACTCTATGAAAACCTTCTGACAGCGATAATACCCTTAATGTTTCAGAACCTCACTGAATTAGTTAAGCTTAACCTTCACTCTAATGTAATCAAAGTAATTGACAAAGACGCCTTTTATCATGTCCCCAAACTACGAGAATTGACCTTGCATAAAAATTGTCTACAGACACTGGCTGATGGATTATTTCTTTATGTTAATAGATTGGAAGCCTTGACGCTTTATGAAAATCCATTTACTAAATTTCCTAATACACTTTTTGGTAAGATGGACTATCTCAAGTCACTGTGGCTCTATAACACATCCCTTTCAACACTCCCAAATTTTATCTTCACCAATTTAACGAATCTGGAGAGCCTTATCCTAACCAAAAACCGAAATCTTCACAGTCTTCCATCAAATACATTCAGTGGTTTGCACAGACTTGTGGAACTGTATTTGCATACAAATAACTTTAGCGCCCTTCTTGAAGAACCCTTCCAGGATCTACCAAGTCTTCAAGTTATTTCCTTGCACAATAATAAATTTGATGGTGTCTCAGAGAATTTCTTTAAATCTCTTAAAAATCTTGAAATAGTTTATTTAAATAACAGCAACATAATGAGCCTGCCAGGAAACATTTTCAAGTTGGTACCAACACTTAAAAGAGTCCATCTTGAAGGTAATCCCTGGGTGTGTGATTGCAGACTTCAATATTTCAAGATGTGGCTTGTACAGAATAAGGAGAAGGTGTACAACTCTACCTCCCTTGTGTGTCAAAGTCCTTCAACCCTAGAAGGAATACCTGTATTAAAAACTGAAGAACTGGTATGCCCCTACTCAACCATTAGTATGGGGGATTACTACGCATCATTATCACCATCTCCTGACAGTTCATTACATCGTAGGACAACCCCTGGTGAAGCGGTGAGCTCTACTGTAACAGCTCACACTGTAAGTGAGACAAGTACCTCTATGACCAATACTTCCTTAGGCTGGCATTTATATACTGACAAGTCCAGCACAAGTCCATCTTTACTTAATGTGGGGATAACCACTGTAAGAAGTGTCTTAGATAATGCTTCACTTAACCtgaaattaaaaaatgtttttaaatgtctGCCTTATGGAAAAATCATTTGCTATATTGTTTTGTTCAACCTAGCAATGCAGATATTCTATATACTTGTAGCATGTTTCAGCTTGCTGAAAATTAGGAAAATGTATAGATACTTTCACTCTTTGAATGAGCCTGTAGTATTAATACGTATGTTAATTCCGCTGAAGGCTCTGTCTCCAAACTCTAAATGATAAGTAGATGGTACAGTAAGGCGTAATTCCTAACAGTCACATTACAATATGGAAAAACctgatgtaactttttttttatggtagATTTCATATAATTTGTTATATAAGCACATTATTTGGGTGTTTAAATGCATTTTATCCTCCTTGTGACATAAGAAATTTTAGCCTTAAGGAATACAATGCTTTATTTTTCTGTGCTTAAGCAGTCATAACTTTCTTAAATATGTGACACTGCTTTATTCTGTGGACCAAATTGTAGTTTTTCCACCAATGTTTTTGAGAATTTTTATGGTAATGTTTATTTGGAGTGTAAATAAtaggtcttatggtgcgtttacacagagagatttatctgacagattttggaagccaaagccaggaatggatttgaaaacacaagatttctcattctttcctttatgacctgttttctgtttatagtctgtttgtgactttggcttccaaaatctgtcagataaatctctctgtgtaaacacagcataagagcTTTACATTTATGGGAATACCAAttgtatatagtttttgttatgttttaccaTATTTGCACAAtgaaattattgttttttttgtgtagccattTTCTAAGACccattgcatttttgttttttcccatcAGCTGGCTTTTTTTTCTTGTAGTTCTTCGTTGGTAGCATTTTGGGTGCATGTAACTTTTTGGCGACTGTTTATTCTTAGTTTTCAGAGGTATAATGATTAGATAACAGAAATAAAACATTGTATGAGGGAAAAagtccctattcctaaaacttaATCTTGAGCTGCTtctattccctccctctgctaaccgccctccACCTGACCTCCATATCTgtatgtggtgcaaccataacccttAGACAACAAGCCCGCTTCCTTGGGGTTATGCTTGACTCTTATCTGTCCTTCATTTCCCTTATTCAGTCACTTTCACGTTCCTGTCACCTGCATcataaaaacatctctaaaatctgtcccttccttactgtcgaatctgctaaaactctcattgtcgctctgattcattcccgtctagactactgcaattccttactaatcggccttccttcctctaaactctcctctctccagtccattctcaatacagcggccaggcttatCTCCATGtacagccgctataccgatgcctcccacctgtgccagtcactacattgtctccttattaaacacaggatacaatacaaagtcctcctgctcacccacaaggttctccacagtgctgcacctccctacatctccttcctcatatctgtctaccgccctacccgtgccttgcGCTCCTCTAACAACTTAAGGCTAAcaaccaccttaatccgcacctttcacttccgtctccaggacttaacgtgagctgcaccagttctatggaatgcattacccacgACTGTTAGATttacctccaatacccaaagcttcaaacgtgcctgCAAAACAAATATGTTCAACCAGGCTTACCAGGTTTCctaaatccccccccctccaatacatacgccaggcatttaagcacttagacctgtagcaggcaggcattggttggtgactggtttatttataaagatggccggacgatgctaaaaaggaaggactttgcccctctgccattttgtctcaacccccctcctaatagtctgtaagctcatgcatgcgagcagggccctcactcctcatgtatggataattatatgtagttctctgtaatgtctgatttatgtctatgCATGtgccccagaattgtaaagtgctgcggaatctgttggcgctatataaataaaaattattattattattattattattgctgtgttgtatgtatatacaaatatatagagGGAGTGAGTTTTTGTGATAGCTATCGTTTTTCAGTAAACCATGTGGGTACTAAGGTCAACATCAACCACGGCATTAGAGGAATTAAATTGCTGATTTGTTAAGTCAAGAAACAATCTGATTAAGCCCAGAAGCGATTACACAAGCAAGTCCTCATCTTCTCAATCTTTTCTAATCTAAAAAAAACGGAGTAATTCTAGCGGAAAACTAAGTGCCGTCGCCGCTCGTCCCCGTGCACTCCCGCTTCCCtctccgtcggctccatagactccattctccattccatgtcatttctttgagcagacagtataatccgcccgaccatagaatggagtctatggagctggGGGAGAGGGAAGTGGGAGTGCACAGGGCAAACCGGATTCCGCACGGAATTTTCCacgagaattactctgtgtgcatataccctaataaGGTAACATAAGCAGAAGTCCAACCTCCCTTTACACTACTAGTACATCTCCCACTGTTCTGCACACAGGTTGCAGCAAGTGCTGCAGGCCAAGTGGATTCAGCTCACACTTTATCCTACTTTCCTTCAGGATAAATGGAAGCTATTGTTATGATTTTGGGAGTGTTTTTAAGGtgattatccagtattagaagaaaaaaaaagcatatttttttcctccaaaaacagcaccactcttgtccacagGTTATATATGGCATACAACACATCTCCATTTACATCAGTGAAACAAGCTGCAGAACCACACAGTAACCAATGACGGGTGGCACTGTTCCTGGAGTAAAGCAGCTTtggttttctaattctggattacTCCTCTAAAGTCTGAGCTTTTAGAAGCATCTCCTTATTTTGCCACACTGCTCCCTGAGCTCCACACATGTTAAGTGGTTTTTTCCAGGATAAataaaacagctactttcttcgaCAAACAGAGGTTATGTAGTATTGTCctgaggcaggggcgtagctaatgtctcctgggccctggtgcgagaggtcaacttgggcccgcccccctcctttcacgaccaagtgatgctattggtatttatatacacacatacacacacaagacagatattaccaataacacagcatataggaagagaaaatattatcaccatacagtacatgttaccaccatactgttactgaccaaatcctgtacactaaGACCAATactaatattaccagtatataggaaggaaatattaccgccacaccacaaccactacaattaccaccatattgttacagaccaaatccagtatactgagaccaataaacacacagtaccagatagcaagtaacaaataattccaccacatactgactaacaccaacgctgctactaacaccaccacatactgactaacaccaacgctgctactaacaccaccacatactgactaacaccaccgctgctactgactattaccacctcatactaacacctccgctgctactgagtaacaccaccacatactgactaacaccaccgctgctactgaataacatccactgtacacgtatcaccgcatccagtcatgtagaggtggacgcagctccacgcagtttctgtacaccatatacagtacatcacagtgcagttacatcaggtgactcacagaggggcgtcttctctgattggagttttttcccttttcatcttcttctctatccctcctgggccatcataagaacttctccgagccacaaaatccacagaatctgccaggcagacatattaggctcctcacactgacaccatcctcattttctacacactgcacatttgtattggcccctttatgccctcatttattgggtaggctgactctatgtgacccccttatagtgtatgcccccctatatgtatcctccttatagatggtccccctctgtgttccccccttatagtatatgccccctactatgtagcctctccccctatgttaccccccttatagatagcccccttccccccgccttATAGATGCcagcccttatagatagccccctctccccccctcctatagatgctagatgccccccttccccccccttattgatggtcccctctccccctcccttatagatggtcccctctcccccccttatagatggtcccctctcacccccccttatagatggtcccctctcccccccttatagatggtcccctctcacccccccttatagatggtcccctctcagctcccccccttatagatggtcccctctcagccctcccccattatagatggtcccctctcagccccccttataggtggcccctctcagccccccccttatagatggtccccctctcagcccccccttatagatggtcccctctcagccccctcccttatagatggccccctctcagccccctcccttatagatggccccctctcagcccccccttatagattggtcccctctcaacccccccttatagatggtcccctctcagcccccctccttatagatggtcccctctcagcccccctccttatagatggccccctctcacaccccattatagatggtcccctctacccccccttatagatggtcccctctcagctcccccttatagatggccccccctctcagccccccctatagattgtcccctctcagccccccttatagatggtcccctctcagcccccccttatagatggccccctctcaggccccctcccttatagacggtccccctctcagccccctcccttatagatggtcccctctcagccccccccttatagttggtcccctctcaaccccccccttatagatgggtcccctctcagcccccct
Proteins encoded:
- the LOC138780351 gene encoding platelet glycoprotein V-like; this translates as MMIILLLVMARFLVAEAFCPVKCDCSKKDLLYCKDKSITDIAKIAIPHNFTFVRITDSQAVEVTDDSFQQMPITLRLSLESNLLSTVTPGAFHDFPLLKSLKLSNNALQSLPTGVFDMLINLEQLFLDRNVLSYLDPHIFQNLRNLSELSLNRNLLKSLNKLSSLPKDIFSSLHELTTLLLYENLLTAIIPLMFQNLTELVKLNLHSNVIKVIDKDAFYHVPKLRELTLHKNCLQTLADGLFLYVNRLEALTLYENPFTKFPNTLFGKMDYLKSLWLYNTSLSTLPNFIFTNLTNLESLILTKNRNLHSLPSNTFSGLHRLVELYLHTNNFSALLEEPFQDLPSLQVISLHNNKFDGVSENFFKSLKNLEIVYLNNSNIMSLPGNIFKLVPTLKRVHLEGNPWVCDCRLQYFKMWLVQNKEKVYNSTSLVCQSPSTLEGIPVLKTEELVCPYSTISMGDYYASLSPSPDSSLHRRTTPGEAVSSTVTAHTVSETSTSMTNTSLGWHLYTDKSSTSPSLLNVGITTEKTGTDLEERKRTWASWERGKTCAGDPMPFQEH